A genomic window from Pseudomonadota bacterium includes:
- a CDS encoding iron ABC transporter permease, with translation MPSNRHWTDHLFVGAALTSVLLCLLPLLAVVVAAAGGSTDSVRHLADTVLVRYTLTTLWLVAIVAVGTAVVGTGTAWLVTMTRFPGRGVWEVLLALPFAFPAYVLAYAYTDLLDHPGAVQTWIRAVTGWGPRDYWFPEIRSLGGAASMFVLVLYPYVYLLARSAFLRESATANQAARTLGRGAWGAFCRVSLPIARPAIAGGVLLAVMETIADFGTVSYFGVQTFATGIYTSWFSFADRTGASQLALCLLAFALLLAVMERIQRGAARNHQAGTQVRDPIRAHLRGWRATAAIAACALPVIFGFALPLLLLFEMSLASEQNVFSRRYYNFMQNSLTLASLAAALTVGATILLASFKRFRPGTVANGAGDIARIGYAVPGGVIAVGLLVPFAALDNNIDALAKAWFGFSTGLVFTGTISLLVMAYVVRFMAAALNTYESGLATVLPSLDFAARTLGHRPTHILGRVHLPLLKGSVFTALLIVFVDVMKELPATLILRPFNFDTLAVQAHRLAADERLEGAAVPSLVLVAIGLLPVILLCRQMSKRT, from the coding sequence ATGCCATCGAATCGCCATTGGACTGATCACCTGTTTGTCGGCGCTGCGCTGACCTCAGTGTTGTTGTGCCTTTTACCCCTGTTGGCGGTTGTCGTTGCTGCTGCAGGGGGAAGCACCGACTCAGTGCGCCACCTGGCCGATACCGTGTTGGTACGCTACACCCTCACCACACTCTGGCTGGTCGCAATAGTCGCCGTCGGCACGGCGGTGGTCGGCACGGGTACCGCTTGGCTGGTGACCATGACGCGCTTTCCGGGCCGTGGCGTGTGGGAAGTCCTGCTCGCTTTGCCATTTGCTTTTCCAGCCTACGTTCTCGCCTACGCCTACACCGATCTACTGGATCACCCGGGTGCTGTGCAAACGTGGATACGCGCTGTCACCGGCTGGGGACCACGTGACTATTGGTTTCCGGAGATTCGGAGTCTGGGTGGTGCAGCAAGCATGTTTGTGCTCGTACTCTATCCGTATGTCTACTTGCTTGCGCGGTCGGCTTTCTTGCGCGAGTCGGCCACAGCGAACCAAGCTGCACGCACCCTTGGCCGAGGCGCATGGGGCGCGTTTTGCCGTGTGTCCTTGCCGATAGCGCGCCCGGCAATCGCAGGCGGTGTTTTGCTTGCTGTCATGGAGACCATCGCCGACTTTGGCACGGTGAGTTATTTTGGCGTGCAAACCTTTGCAACGGGTATCTACACCAGTTGGTTCTCTTTTGCTGACCGAACAGGCGCTTCTCAATTGGCGTTGTGTCTGCTCGCTTTCGCACTGCTGCTGGCTGTGATGGAGCGGATCCAGCGCGGCGCCGCGCGCAATCATCAAGCCGGTACGCAGGTCCGTGATCCCATTCGGGCTCACTTGCGAGGTTGGCGCGCGACAGCGGCGATTGCGGCCTGTGCGCTACCCGTCATCTTCGGTTTTGCGCTGCCGTTGTTGTTGTTGTTCGAGATGAGTCTCGCCTCCGAGCAAAATGTGTTCAGTCGGCGCTACTACAACTTCATGCAAAATTCGCTGACCCTCGCGTCACTGGCAGCCGCACTAACTGTCGGTGCAACGATTTTGCTTGCGTCATTCAAACGGTTCAGGCCGGGCACAGTGGCGAACGGCGCTGGTGACATCGCGCGCATCGGTTACGCAGTACCAGGCGGGGTCATCGCGGTGGGATTGTTGGTGCCTTTTGCTGCGCTCGACAACAACATTGATGCCCTGGCAAAGGCGTGGTTTGGCTTTTCAACCGGACTTGTCTTTACCGGCACCATCAGTTTACTGGTCATGGCATACGTGGTGCGGTTTATGGCAGCAGCCTTGAACACCTACGAGAGCGGACTTGCGACTGTGTTGCCGTCGCTGGATTTTGCTGCGCGCACGCTCGGCCACCGGCCCACGCATATCCTGGGCCGTGTGCACCTGCCCTTGCTCAAGGGGAGCGTGTTTACGGCGTTGTTGATTGTGTTCGTCGACGTCATGAAGGAACTGCCTGCCACACTCATCCTGAGGCCATTCAATTTCGATACGCTCGCAGTGCAAGCGCATCGGCTCGCGGCAGACGAGCGCCTTGAAGGCGCTGCGGTGCCGTCATTGGTGTTGGTGGCAATCGGTTTGCTACCCGTCATTCTACTGTGTCGGCAAATGTCGAAACGCACATAA
- a CDS encoding ABC transporter ATP-binding protein, translated as MTSQLAVENLSVELAGKRVVSDVSFALNQGDIACLLGPSGCGKTTILRAIAGFESPRAGNITVSGHEVANAVHQWTPEARRVGMVFQDLALFPHLTVAQNIAFGLHRHSKSEIASRVQQLLELVSLQGLARRYPHQLSGGQQQRIALIRAMAPRPPVLLLDEPFSGQDSDRRVHLAQEVRTLLKHDKITGILVTHDQNEAFSIADDIGVMAEGRLRQWAKADELYCNPVDRVVAEIIGDGVFVAGTVIAGHRVQTEIGDFELCASQSHLRQQDTVELLIRPEDVVHDEGSATRASVVSRHYRGADCLCAIDVQGHTRLLSLVPANRAFDVGDRVGVRVRIEKPLAFPSGDA; from the coding sequence ATGACGTCGCAACTTGCAGTTGAAAACCTGAGTGTGGAGTTGGCCGGCAAACGGGTCGTCTCGGACGTCAGCTTTGCTCTCAACCAAGGGGATATTGCGTGTTTACTCGGCCCAAGTGGCTGTGGCAAGACCACAATCCTTCGCGCGATTGCAGGCTTTGAATCGCCGCGCGCTGGCAACATCACGGTCAGTGGCCACGAAGTCGCGAACGCCGTGCACCAGTGGACACCCGAGGCGCGCCGCGTTGGGATGGTGTTCCAAGATCTCGCCTTGTTTCCGCACCTGACGGTTGCCCAAAACATCGCATTTGGATTGCACAGGCATTCAAAATCCGAAATCGCATCACGCGTCCAACAGTTGCTGGAACTCGTGTCGTTGCAAGGGCTTGCGCGGCGCTACCCGCACCAGCTCTCCGGCGGCCAACAGCAACGCATTGCACTTATTCGCGCGATGGCCCCGAGGCCGCCAGTGCTGCTGCTCGATGAACCGTTCAGTGGCCAGGACAGTGATCGGCGGGTGCACCTGGCGCAAGAGGTTCGCACGTTACTCAAACACGACAAGATCACCGGCATCCTTGTCACACATGACCAGAACGAGGCTTTCTCCATCGCCGATGACATCGGGGTGATGGCAGAGGGCAGACTGCGCCAGTGGGCTAAAGCCGACGAGCTTTACTGCAATCCGGTCGATCGCGTTGTCGCGGAGATTATTGGCGACGGCGTGTTCGTGGCCGGCACGGTGATAGCCGGACACCGTGTGCAGACCGAGATTGGAGATTTCGAGTTGTGCGCATCGCAGTCGCACTTACGCCAACAGGACACAGTCGAGCTGCTGATCAGGCCTGAGGACGTCGTGCACGACGAGGGAAGCGCAACCCGTGCAAGCGTGGTCTCCAGGCACTACCGAGGTGCTGATTGCTTGTGCGCAATAGACGTACAGGGCCATACGCGCCTGCTGAGTCTGGTCCCCGCGAACCGGGCGTTCGACGTTGGTGACCGGGTTGGTGTCCGCGTGCGCATCGAAAAACCACTGGCCTTCCCATCGGGTGACGCGTGA
- a CDS encoding extracellular solute-binding protein encodes MTLKKSATGIAGVTAALLVATTPIAHAAGELNLYSSRHYDTDERLYSDFEAMTGITINRIEGKADELITRMQAEGENSPADILLTVDTSRLERAKAAGVLQSIDSGVLENRVPNYLQDDDNQWFGFSQRARILFYDKNDVQDPPKTYQELADPKYQGMVCIRSSSNVYTQTITAALISHLGEDATKAWAEGVVANFARDPQGGDTDQLRGVVSGECDIAMSNTYYFARAIRKPVKGLSDSVDMVGWVFPNQDSIGAHMNLSGGGVAAHAPNKDNAIKFLEYLASDSAQQYFSAGNDEYPAVPGVGLSESVARLGLFKPDDVDAAVIADNVASAQKVLNEAGWK; translated from the coding sequence ATGACGCTCAAGAAGAGTGCAACTGGCATCGCCGGCGTGACCGCCGCGTTGCTTGTCGCCACCACACCGATCGCGCATGCAGCAGGTGAATTGAACCTGTACTCGTCCCGCCACTATGACACCGACGAGCGCCTTTACTCCGACTTCGAGGCCATGACTGGCATCACCATCAATCGGATCGAGGGCAAGGCCGATGAACTCATCACACGCATGCAGGCAGAGGGTGAAAACAGCCCGGCCGATATCCTGCTGACCGTCGACACGTCGCGCTTGGAACGCGCCAAGGCCGCTGGCGTGCTGCAGTCGATCGACTCTGGTGTGCTGGAAAATCGCGTACCCAACTACCTGCAAGATGACGACAACCAGTGGTTCGGTTTCTCACAACGCGCGCGCATTCTGTTCTACGACAAAAACGACGTGCAGGACCCACCGAAGACGTACCAAGAACTCGCCGACCCCAAGTACCAGGGCATGGTGTGCATTCGATCGTCTTCCAATGTGTATACCCAAACCATCACCGCTGCGCTCATCTCACACTTGGGTGAAGACGCGACAAAAGCCTGGGCGGAAGGCGTAGTGGCCAATTTTGCCCGCGACCCGCAGGGCGGCGACACCGATCAGCTTCGCGGAGTGGTCTCCGGTGAGTGCGATATTGCAATGTCAAACACCTACTACTTTGCACGCGCCATTCGCAAACCCGTCAAAGGTCTGTCTGACAGCGTTGATATGGTTGGCTGGGTGTTCCCGAACCAGGATTCCATTGGCGCCCACATGAACCTGTCGGGTGGTGGTGTCGCAGCGCATGCACCCAACAAGGACAACGCGATCAAATTCCTCGAGTACCTTGCGTCAGACTCAGCCCAGCAGTACTTCTCGGCGGGCAATGACGAATACCCTGCTGTGCCGGGCGTGGGTCTGAGTGAATCCGTTGCGAGACTTGGCCTGTTCAAACCCGATGACGTCGACGCGGCCGTCATCGCCGACAACGTTGCCTCCGCCCAGAAGGTGCTGAACGAAGCCGGTTGGAAGTAG